One Dreissena polymorpha isolate Duluth1 chromosome 9, UMN_Dpol_1.0, whole genome shotgun sequence genomic window carries:
- the LOC127845601 gene encoding uncharacterized protein LOC127845601: MTMTFANSVFKGAKFSCDRFRHALLRDLRKMDVQQLYLHLASNDILTNEAVFYRDVADLCDLVHQEAHNRCPECRVVCSNEDALLSHFCSRHIKQPETGKESKIKLIGSPMIASANH, encoded by the exons atgacaatg acattcgccaactctgttttcaaaggtgccaaattttcttgtgatcgttttcgccatgcattgttgagagacttgcggaagatggatgttcaacagctgtatcttcatctagcctcaaatgacattcttacgaatgaagcagtgttttaccg agatgtagctgacttgtgcgatttggtgcatcag gaggcgcacaatcggtgtccagaatgcagggttgtttgctccaacgaagacgctttgctgagccacttctgcagtcgccacatcaagcaaccagagactggaaaagagagtaaaattaagctgataggctcaccaatg attgcatctgctaatcattaa